The DNA segment CAAGCACAGGAGGTACAGCAAGTGGCAATCAAACAGTCGTTACAGATCGTCCCCTGTGAATGAAAACATAAACATCCAATAGGAGTTTAGTATTATTCAGTAGTCGTCATCCAACAGCTGATTTGTTTATTAGAGAAAAATCAAACAGTTCTAGGGTCATTAGTAAAAAAGATTTTTGTGAGTTTTATGGGCAGCAAACATGACTAGATCTTCTACAGGTTTCTGATTTCTGCAGCTCATGGAAAACACACTTCAAATCAAATCTGGGCCAAATAATGGGCTATTTATGTGCATTAAGTAAATACACATACCTGTAcacattttttcccctttttaatttttttaatccgcaataaaaaaaaaaaaagactacaacatttggcaaataaaataaattatctatctgtctgtctgtctgtctgtctgtctgtctgtctgtctgtctgtctgtctgtctgtctgtctgtcacacaGAATGATCCATTTTAAATGTTGacaacaaaaacccaaaaatcagtgttttagaaaatttgaatatttcaTAACACCAATTGCTACTTTTGGAAGTTTGACCAgcgtgccaattcctgctggaaaacgaaaagAAGAGCCATGTTGCTTCACTGTGTTAGATCCAGTACAAAGTCCTCTTTGGTGTTCTCACagaaaatcctacagcacttcatgcttccctctgctgacaacttttatagagatgcagatttcattttccagcaggacttggcacactgccaaaagtaccaattggtcttatataatattcaaaatttctgagacacagatttttgtgttttcattggctgtgagccattataataataataataataacaataataataataataaaataataacaaaaaatgcttaaaatagatcactctttgtgtaatacatctatatgacaTATGGAGTTtcatatattgatttttttttttttgagatgcactagtacatcatTGGCTTAAACCTATACACAGTACAGTAACAAAACCAAAGACCACTATAACAACAATTTACACAATTGAAAAAGATCCTTGCATTATAACATATAATgtgattaatatgtttttttctcatcATTGTATGTTTGTAAAAACATAATTGtgtttgtacagctctggaaaaaaaagagaccacttaaaaataatgagtttctttgatttcaccaaattgaaaacctctggaatataatcaagaggaagatggatgatcacaagccatcaaaccaaactgaaatgcttgaatttttgcaccaggagtgacatacagttatccaaaagcagtgtgtaagactggtggatgaggacatgccaagatgactaaaaacagggttattgcaccaaatattgatttctgaacttttaaagctttatgaatatgaacttgttttctttgcattatttgaggtctgaaagctctgcaccttttttgttatttcagccatttctcattttctgcaaataaatgctctaaatgacaatattgttatttggaatttgagagaaattccagttgtttctagaataaaacaatgttcattttacataacctataaatagcaaaatcagagaaactgattcagaaactgaagagctgtATTTTCTCTCCCCTACCTTAATGCCATAGCGGTGGCGCATCGAGACTCTCATTGATAGAGTGGCTGCAGGGACGATACCGCATATGTCCAGCAGGGGGAGGCATAAGCACTGTCCATATTCTTTTGTCTTTATGCAGGCAAAGCAAGGGCAGCACCAGAATGCAAAACAACCTGAGGAACAACACAGGAAGTAGGTATGGGTGTGTATAGTGTCTCCATTGTCTTCTCATCCCACAAGCACACAATGTTTACGTTAAACATCTTGGGGACACTTAACCTTCAGAAAGAGCTCAGTCAGGTCCATAAGTAGGTCTGTTTCAACTGCTACAATTTTGCTTCTGTAAACCATCTAATTAGAtttgaaacaaaccaatcaggaCATGATTACAGTGCAGCCTTAATTCAAGAGCTTTTACAACAACAATACTGCATGAACCCTTTAGGGTTAAAAATAACAGGCTGGACTCCAGACCAGAGTCTGATccaatatttatgtttttgttagaTTGTACATTTAGTCCATATTGttttgctttcacactgcagtttagtgactgagtgaaCTGAAGAACTATACATTACACTGACTGGATTGTACAGTAGAATGTTGTCAGTCCAGTGAGATGCCTTTTTACAGCAGaaattgtcacaaagcagctctaTAGAGAAAAACAGGCCCATGCCTCTtataagcagcaccacagagatgccaattattgtggtgacaacagtgaCAAGTAAAAACTCTAACATTAAGAGGACAAAActttaggaggaaccaagacttttCAGATTCTGTGCCAAAGTCCGTCTCCCAGCCAGAATAGGTTCCCTGCAAGAGCATTCCTGTTACCCAGCAGattaaacacaacagattacactcagattctttggtaacacttt comes from the Astyanax mexicanus isolate ESR-SI-001 chromosome 20, AstMex3_surface, whole genome shotgun sequence genome and includes:
- the ponzr2 gene encoding cornifelin homolog isoform X2, coding for MTTKVVITPPSMVLESRVSDEWGSGICDCCDDVPECCFAFWCCPCFACIKTKEYGQCLCLPLLDICGIVPAATLSMRVSMRHRYGIKGTICNDCLIATCCTSCAWCQMSREMNKRSIPIALINARPTL